Sequence from the Streptomyces flavofungini genome:
AACGGCGAAGCCGTGAAATCATGGAGTGATTAAAGGTTCTTTACCGTTCTCTGCCTGCGGTTTTGTCATGTTTATACCACCTTTCTCTGGCTGAAACCAATATTAACGAAGACATATACACATCGTTGTTGACCTGGGGTTAGGTGAGATTTTTATAAGTTTTAAATCGCTATTTGTAAATCCTTTATGTACTAGGGCAGAAAATCCTCCAATAAAATCTACACCAACTTCCTTTGCAGCCTTGTCCATTGCCTTAGCAATATCTAAATAGGAATTACAATTACAAGAAGCAGCTACTATGGATATAGGAGTAACTGAAATTCTTTTATTTATTATAGGGATTCCAAAACGTTTTTCTATGTCTTCACCAGTTTTAACTAGATTTTCAGCAGTTTTTGTTATTTTGTCATATATTTTTTCACTTAAAACTTTAACATCTTCACAAGCACAATCCATTAAAGATAATCCTAAAGTTATAGTTCTTACATCTAAGTTTTGTTCTTTAATCATACTTATAGTTTCTAAAATCTCATTATTCTTTAACATACCATCAAACTCCTAATTAAATTCTATGCATTGAATTAAATATATCTTCATGTTGAACGGATATATCTAGTGAATTTTTTAAAGAAAACTCTTTGAAAATTTCTTTTAGAGAAGAAATATCCTTAGTTGAATTTGATATATCTGTTAGCATTATCATAGTAAAATAACCATCCATAATTGTTTGACTTATGTTTAATATATTTACATTATTGTCATTCAATATACCAGATACACCATGGATTATTCCAACCTTATCTTTTCCAACAACGGTAATAACAGCATTCATATAAAAACCTCCCAATATATATATAAATTATTTATAAACAATTATACATCAAATAATACTTAATTTGTTTAATTTTGGATGAGTTTTTAAATAAATTTAGTTAAATAGGAAGAGGATTTAATTAAGTACCATTTTATAAAGACAAAAAGAGATAAAATTGTTATAATAACAAAAGAGTTTTATATAGTGAGGTGATTAGAATGAGTGGTGTAGCAGGAGAAGGATGCGAGATTTTAGTACCATTTAATGAGAGAAGACCTTTAGCTGAGATAGAGAGAAGTTTAGTTAAAACATATAGAAAACAAGTTTGGTCAAAATTTATAAAAGCTATAAAGGATTATAAATTAGTAGAAGAAGGGGATAAGATAGCTATTGCTATTTCTGGAGGAAAAGATTCTTTAATAATGGCAAAGCTTTTTCAAGAGTTAAAAAAACATGGTCAAATAAACTTTGAACTTGTATTTTTAGCTATGGATCCAGGATATCATCCTCAAATTAGAGAGTTACTTGAGGATAATTGCAAATACTTAGATATACCAGTACATATTTATGATTCAGGAATATTCCAAGTTGTAGACAAAATAGCTAAGGACTATCCATGTTATATGTGTGCAAGAATGAGAAGAGGATCATTATATGGTAAGGCAAAGGAACTTGGATGTAATAAGTTAGCCTTAGGACATCACTTTAATGATGTTATAGAAACAACAATGCTTAATGTTTTATATGCAGGTAACTTTAAAACCATGTTACCAAAATTAAAAGCTGCTAATTTTGATGGAATAGAGCTTATAAGACCTCTATATTATATAGAAGAAAAATATATAAAAAGATGGATTCAAAGAGCTGGAATATGGCCATTAAACTGTGCATGTATGGTAGCTGCTAAAAAAATAGGTAATAAGCGTTTTGAAATTAAAGATATGATTGAAGAGTTTAAAGAAAAGTTTGATGGAGTAGATAAATCAATATTTAGAGCAGCACAAAATGTAAGTGTAGATTCTATTTTAGGATGGGATATTGATGGAGAACATTATTCTTATTTAGATTTTTATGATGAAGAATCCTTATTAAATTCAACGGCTGAGTTAAAGCAAAAAGGATTAGTAAATGAAGCTGTTGCCTATGAAAGACAAAACATAGCTAGAAATCTTATAGGACTATTAGATGATGAAGTAATAGCTGAGAAAACAGGATTATCTTTAAAAGAAATAAAAAGTATGCAAATAGATAATTAAAAAATGGGATGTATTAAGACAAAAAGATAAAACTTATAAATGAGTTTTTACAATTATTAAATTTATAATTGTAAAATTATAATAGGTTATATTATAAAGCTACTTTAGATAATATATTTATAATATTTATAAGTTTTATAGTAGATTTTGTCTTTATACACCCTTTTTATTTTGTATTTACTAAATAGGAATAATAAGGATTAAAAGTGGTTATATGTTATAATATTATATATTGACTTGGTAATATTAAGTAAGGAAAGAATGGTGGTATTTATGACCATGCAAGATATTTTGTATTATATACATACATATGGGTTAATTGTATTATTTTTAATAGTTGTAGGTGAATATTGCGTACCTGCAATGCCTACAGGTATAGTAATGCCAGCGGCTGGCATAATTGCAGGACAAGCTCATAAGGGAATAATAAAAGTAATGCTAATATCCTTAATTGCAGGTCTAGTAGGAAGTATAATATTATATTTGTTAGGTTATTTTGTAGGATCAACACTTTTAGAAAAGCTTAAAATTAAACATCCTAAAATAGAAGATAAGCTTGAAAAAACAGAAAAAATACTAGAAAAGCATAGTTTTTTAGGGATATTCATATGTAGATTAATACCTATTATTAGAACCTATGTATCCTTAATATGTGGCACTGTAAAGGTTAATTTTTTTAAGTTTATTATTTTTTCTATACCAGGTATATTTTGCTGGAACTTTACAGGAATTGTAGTTGGATATTTCTTTGGAGGAAAGATAAGATTTTAGTTTGTGATTTTGATTTTGTGTATTGAATTTTATTTAGATTTTAGGGGAAAATATTAAATTAAGGGATTATATGAAAGGAGAAAGAGAAAGTTTTATGGACATAGATGCTGTGCTAAATTATTTTGCAACTTATGGTTTAACCTTGTTATTTGTAATAGTATTTTTAGAATATTTAAATCTACCAGGACTACCAGCTGGAATAATAATGCCTGCTGCGGGGATATTAGCTTCTAGAAATAATCAAAGTATAGTTCTTGTGGTTTTTATATCAGTTGTGGCTGGAGTTTTAGGAAGTATAGTACTATATTTAATAGGATATTATGGAGGGGCAATACTCTTAGATAAATTAGGATTGAAGTTTCCTAAGGTTCAGCCAACCATAAGAAAAAGCAGTACTATTTTAAAGGAAAAAGGACTTTTGGAGTTTTTCTTTGTAGACTATTGCCTGTTTTAAGAACCATAGTTTCTATTATAGCAGGTTCAGTAAGAATGAATTTCTTTAAGTTTTTAATCTATTCTACTCCAGGGATATTCTTGTGGAATTTAGGATTTATATTTACAGGATATTTCTTTGGAGATGTATTTTTAAAATAAAAATTAGTATGTAAATAAAAATGGCTGTATTAAAATAATAAGTTAAACTAAAATTTATTAATTAATCTTAGAAAATTAAATAATATATTTAAGTTTTAATTATTTTAATACAGCCAATTTAAATTTTATATGAAAAATAATAAATCTAAAAGGAAAATCCTTTTTAAAATAAGAGGAAAAGTATTAGTTATTTTCTCATATCTTACATAAGAAAGAAGTTAGCTAAGGTTGAATTAGGATTTTCTTTTAAAATTTCTTTCGCAAGATTAGAACAAATCTCATAAGTTAATAGAGGTTTCTCTAAGGTTCCAAATAATAAAAGCCATTCCATATATTTTGTGGAGTTTTCTAACTGAAAGGCTTTCTTTCCATGATAAAAAGCTAATTCTTCATAATATAAGGGTGTCATTACTATAAATAAATAGTAGGATATAAGATAATTGCAGTAAGCAAGTTCCTTTCTTTTTGTCTTTTCTATAGAAGTAAGTTTATTATAAAGATAAAAATAAAAATTATTTTGAGTGTGAAAATCCTTTGTTTTAAGTAAGATTAAGTGTTCTTCTGTTATGTCAAAAATACTACATTTATTTAACTCTAAATTCAATAAATCATTTAATGTTTCCATAATATATCTCCTTATAGTGTAATATATAAGTATAACATACTACATAAGATTTCTTATGTAAACAATTTAGGGTTTAAGCTTTTTGAAATACTTTGTTGTAATATATAAATATAGAGTTTTTAGGTGAGTTTAGGCGAGCTTTTTAAATTAAATATGGAAAGGAGGGAATGTAAAAGAATATAATAGATGAGAATTTTAAAAT
This genomic interval carries:
- a CDS encoding DedA family protein; translation: MQDILYYIHTYGLIVLFLIVVGEYCVPAMPTGIVMPAAGIIAGQAHKGIIKVMLISLIAGLVGSIILYLLGYFVGSTLLEKLKIKHPKIEDKLEKTEKILEKHSFLGIFICRLIPIIRTYVSLICGTVKVNFFKFIIFSIPGIFCWNFTGIVVGYFFGGKIRF
- a CDS encoding ACT domain-containing protein encodes the protein MNAVITVVGKDKVGIIHGVSGILNDNNVNILNISQTIMDGYFTMIMLTDISNSTKDISSLKEIFKEFSLKNSLDISVQHEDIFNSMHRI